CGGAGCAAACAGACTGGGTGCCAACTCGGTACTCGAAGCCCTGCTTTTCGGACGTCATGCCGGTGAAAACATGGTAAAAGCACTTGATGAAGGTGTAGAATTGCGTAAAGCGAACAAAGCAGATGCACAGAGAATGCTCGATGAGCTCAAGAGGATCAAGACATCCAATGGAACAGAGAGGGTTGCGGACCTCAGAACGGAACTGCAGAACGGGATGACAGCTGATGCAGGTGTATTCAGGACTAAAGAATCACTGGAAAGACAGCTCAAACTGATCGACAGACTGCTGAAGCGCTTCAATAACATCCGTATTGATGACAAGTCTCATACTTTTAACACCGAATTGCAGGAAGCTCTTGAGCTTGGTCATATGCTTGAGTTCTCCAAATTCATTGTCGTAGGCGCGCTCAACAGAGAAGAGAGCCGCGGTGGCCACTACCGTGAAGACTTCCCGACACGAGATGATGAAAGATTCCTCAAACATACGTACGCCTATATGGATGAAGACTTCAACATAACCACGGAATGGGGAGACGTTGTCCTCGGCAAGTTTGAACCTAAAGAAAGAACATATTAAGGAGGGCATGATGAGTGATACAAGAAAAGTAACGATAAAAGCATTCAGATTCAATGCTGAAACAGACTATCTTCCATACTATAAAGAGTATGAGATGGAAGTGGGAAAAGATGAACTCATTCTCGACCTCCTCAACAGGATCAAATGGGAACATGACGGTTCTTTCTCCTACAGACGTTCATGCAGGCACGGTATCTGCGGTGCCTGTGCGATCAAGGTGAACGGAAGAGCGACACTGGCATGTAAACAGAATGCCATTGAACTGCTTGATCTGTTCAACAATGAACTGGTATTTGAACCTTCCAGTAAAAAACGCGTGGTTAAAGATATGATCATCGACAAAAAGGACTTCTGGGACAAACATGCGGCGGTCCAGCCGTATGTAGTTGCAGATATCGACCCGCATCCCGAGCATGAAACAAAGCAGAGTATTGCAGAATTCAACAAATTCCTTGATTCCGACCTTTGTATCCAGTGTGGTGCCTGTCACTACTCCTGTCCTGCACTTGAAGCGAATCCTGACTATCTCGGGCCTGCAGCACTCAATGCAGCATACCGATTCACGGTCGATACCAGAGACCATGCCGGCAAAGAGAGACTTGAACTCACAGCTGAACCGGGTGTGGGTGTCTGGGACTGTGTGAAGTGTTTCGAGTGTGCCGAAGCCTGCCCCAAAGA
This DNA window, taken from Sulfurovum lithotrophicum, encodes the following:
- a CDS encoding succinate dehydrogenase/fumarate reductase iron-sulfur subunit; the protein is MSDTRKVTIKAFRFNAETDYLPYYKEYEMEVGKDELILDLLNRIKWEHDGSFSYRRSCRHGICGACAIKVNGRATLACKQNAIELLDLFNNELVFEPSSKKRVVKDMIIDKKDFWDKHAAVQPYVVADIDPHPEHETKQSIAEFNKFLDSDLCIQCGACHYSCPALEANPDYLGPAALNAAYRFTVDTRDHAGKERLELTAEPGVGVWDCVKCFECAEACPKDINPIEKITKLHNMQFEQHVAKSNVATRHAEGFVRSIKKHGFLDEADIVVYSEGYLGMYKHLKTAMKMMKAGKIHWNDGLPWVDNVPKSKNLDEIQKLIEISQTNKL